A DNA window from Streptococcus sp. LPB0220 contains the following coding sequences:
- a CDS encoding aminoglycoside 6-adenylyltransferase gives MRTDTEMMNLILQIAESLQVEAVALSGSRANPRAPKDEFQDYDVVYIVDDLEDLISDLSWLDQYGNRLIEQHNRLGHRRLYLMLFEDGNRIDLTLCPKESIQEWVDSEANFEVIKDDKGLFEAYQPNSKRYWTAPPTEEEFAAACNEFWWVSAYVVKAIRRNQLIYATDHLYGICQQELLKVLAWQVTSDRGVVDIGKNYKYLFQYLPAEQEKEFSALLDLSSFDKIIQSLFATMGLFDREAQILAQKMGFTYDKEVAEKMIAYAKEKLSNH, from the coding sequence ATGAGAACTGATACAGAAATGATGAATCTGATTTTGCAGATAGCTGAGTCCTTGCAAGTGGAAGCAGTGGCCTTATCCGGTTCGCGAGCCAATCCTCGGGCACCCAAAGACGAGTTTCAAGATTATGATGTGGTCTATATCGTTGATGATCTAGAAGACCTGATTTCAGATTTATCCTGGTTGGATCAGTACGGAAACCGACTCATCGAACAGCACAACCGACTGGGACACCGTCGTCTGTATCTCATGCTCTTTGAAGATGGCAACCGTATCGATTTGACCCTCTGTCCCAAGGAGTCTATCCAAGAGTGGGTGGACAGCGAAGCAAATTTTGAAGTTATAAAAGACGACAAAGGCTTGTTTGAAGCCTATCAGCCTAATTCCAAGCGCTATTGGACCGCTCCGCCTACTGAAGAGGAATTTGCAGCCGCCTGCAATGAATTTTGGTGGGTATCGGCATATGTCGTCAAGGCCATTCGAAGAAATCAGCTTATCTATGCGACCGATCACCTCTATGGCATTTGCCAGCAAGAACTGCTCAAGGTCTTAGCTTGGCAGGTGACAAGCGATAGGGGAGTAGTTGATATCGGAAAGAACTACAAGTACCTCTTCCAGTATCTACCAGCTGAGCAAGAGAAGGAGTTCTCAGCTTTGCTTGATTTATCCAGTTTCGATAAAATCATTCAGTCTTTATTTGCTACCATGGGGCTATTCGATCGAGAAGCTCAAATTCTGGCCCAAAAGATGGGATTTACTTACGATAAGGAAGTGGCTGAGAAGATGATAGCTTATGCTAAAGAGAAACTTTCAAATCATTAA